GAATTCGCCTTATAGCGGCTTGTACTTCATTAAACGATTGACTTGCATCGATACGGTATATGCGGTCAGGAAACTCATGAGCCCTTTGAAGGTAGACTGCTCGTACACGATTGAAGAAATCTCCCTGTTCTTTTTCAAAACGATCAGTTGAATTGATAGCACCGATTCGCTGTCTACCTAATTCGACTGGCACATCAAAGTATAACGTTAAATCGGGTTGCATCCTGCCTTGTATCCACTGTTCCAATACCTCTAGCTTGATTTTTTTTACCTGTCTTCCCCCGCCCTGATAGGCAAAACTGGCATCGGTAAATCGATCTGACACTACCCAATCGCCTCGTTCCAGAGCGGGGAGTATAACTTTGTCCAGATGTTCGCGTCGTGCTGCAAACATCAATAATGTCTCCGTTTCAGGATGTATGGTTAAATTATTATCAAGCAGAATAGCACGTAGTTCTTCACCAAGAGAGGTTCCTCCGGGTTCCCGTGTAGTGATTACAGTTATTCCTCTGCGTTGTAAGAACTCTTTTATCCAGGTTAATTGTGTACTTTTACCTGCACCATCTATGCCTTCAAGAGTGATCAGCTGACCTTGATTCATACTGCAAATGATCCTATAAAAATTTCTCAACCGATTTATCTATTTCCGAATCTTATCTGTATAAGTTAATATGCTGAAAAATTCAAAATTAATAAATGAAAATTGACACATCAGGTTATTTGGATGAAGCTTGCCTTATTGTTTCACCTAACTTCGATGAACGACCTGAAGGATGTGATATTAGTTTATTGGTGATACATAACATCAGCCTGCCACCTAATGAATTCGGAGGTCAAGGTGTTATTGAGCTATTTACCAATCAAATTAACCCAGATACACATCCTTATTATCAGAGCTTGTGTGATCTCCGAGTTTCAGCTCATTTCTTTATTCGCCGTAACGGCTTAATTATACAGTTTGTTGCTTGTACTCAACGGGCTTGGCACGCAGGTGTATCATGCTGGCAAGGAAGAAATCGCTGCAATGACTTTTCTATCGGCATAGAACTTGAAGGGAGTGACACAATTATCTTTACTGAAGTCCAGTATACAAGATTGGTTACTCTTACGCATGCTTTGTGCAAGCGCTATCCTATTAAAGATATTGTCGGGCATGCTGATATTGCACCTGGTCGTAAAACGGACCCGGGCCCCTATTTTAACTGGCAAGATTATCGTGCCGTACTCTATTCGACAAGTCTTTCTGGAACAAAATGTGGCGCAGATAATCTGAAGGAATAATTATCCTCAAGAAATACATCCCATCTGACTTGAATATCGGCTCAAAACCCTGGATGAGAATTTAACCTGCCGTTTTAACAGGCCGTCATTGGGAGAAAACGCCATGAATCAATCAGTGACTGAGTTCCCTATCAGGAACTTGTTTGGGTTTATTTTTATTTGTTCATTATTCACAGTTGGTGCAACTATTTTATCGAGATCTTTACAAAACCCCAGTAGTTGAAAAATTAACCCTTTATAATCAATAGTAAAAAACTTCTGTCGAGGGCTTTTGTAAAAGTCTCAAATAGACTACGAGGTGAAAACGCCTCGTACTCGCAGCCTATTTACTGGTTATGCAGGATTTTCTCTTAAAGA
This genomic window from Nitrosomonas cryotolerans ATCC 49181 contains:
- the tmk gene encoding dTMP kinase; its protein translation is MNQGQLITLEGIDGAGKSTQLTWIKEFLQRRGITVITTREPGGTSLGEELRAILLDNNLTIHPETETLLMFAARREHLDKVILPALERGDWVVSDRFTDASFAYQGGGRQVKKIKLEVLEQWIQGRMQPDLTLYFDVPVELGRQRIGAINSTDRFEKEQGDFFNRVRAVYLQRAHEFPDRIYRIDASQSFNEVQAAIRRILETTLFSEPNA
- the ampD gene encoding 1,6-anhydro-N-acetylmuramyl-L-alanine amidase AmpD, which produces MKIDTSGYLDEACLIVSPNFDERPEGCDISLLVIHNISLPPNEFGGQGVIELFTNQINPDTHPYYQSLCDLRVSAHFFIRRNGLIIQFVACTQRAWHAGVSCWQGRNRCNDFSIGIELEGSDTIIFTEVQYTRLVTLTHALCKRYPIKDIVGHADIAPGRKTDPGPYFNWQDYRAVLYSTSLSGTKCGADNLKE